GGGCGTGGTACCGCTTTATGTTGCCAGCGGTGCCAGCTCCGCCAGCCAACGTGCGATTGGTACGACCGTGGTCTGGGGTATGTTGATCGGTACGATTCTGTCTGTGTTCCTTGTGCCTTTGTTCTATGTGGTTGTGCGCAAATTCTTTAAAGAAACCGCACACGAGCATGAGATGGCCGCCAAACACGCCGCTGAAGCCGGCATGATTGAAGACGGTAAACACGATTCAGACAAGCACTAAAGCAAAGGCCGTCTGAAAATTTTCAGACGGCCTCAAAATGCTAAAGGATTCTAAAATGAAGAAGATTACATTCAAACCTGTACTGACCGCCGTTGCCGCAGCTGTGGCTTTGTCGGCCTGTACCATGATGCCGAAATATGAGCAGCCTCAAGTTGCCGTTGCCGATACGTTTAAATACGACACTGTTGACGACGGTATCCGCGCCGCTGAATTGGGTTGGCAAGACTACTTTGCCGATCCGCGCCTTCACCGCTTGATCGACATCGCATTGGAACGCAATACCGATTTGCGTACAGCCGCACTGAATGCGGAAATCTACCGCAAGCAATATATGATTGCGCGTAATAACTTGTTGCCAACCGTCAATGCCAGCGGTACAGGTTCGCGTCAAGGCAGCTTGAGCGGCGGCAGCGTCAGCAGCCAATACAGCGTGGGTTTGGGCGCAGCCTCTTATGAACTTGACCTTTTCGGCCGTGTCCGCAGTACTAGCGAAGCCGCGTTGCAAGGTTATTTCAATGTGGCCGCCAACCGCGATGCCGCCCATCTGACCTTGATTTCTACCGTTGCCAAAGCCTACTTTAACGAACGCTACGCTGAAGAAACCATGGCATTGGCACAACGCGTATTGCAAACCCGTGAAGCGACTTACAAGCTTTCACAATTACGCCATAAGGCCGGTGTGATTTCCGCCGTTGATTTGCGCCAACAGGAAGCATTGATTGAATCAGCCAAAGCCGATTACGCATCCGCGGTAAAAAACCGCGAGCAAGCGCGCAATTCCTTGGCTATGTTGATTAATCAACCTTTGCCCGAAGATTTGCCTGCCGGTTTGCCTTTGAGCAAGCAGTTCAAATTGACCAAACTGCCTGCCGGTTTGAGTTCGGACGTGTTGCTCAACCGTCCGGATATCCGTGCGGCCGAACACGCGCTCAAACAAGCCAATGCCAATATCGGTGCGGCACGTGCGGCGTTTTTCCCACGCATCAGCCTGACCGGTTCGGTTGGTACCGCTTCCGGCGAGTTGAGCGGCCTGTTTAAGAGCGGCACAGGTATTTGGGCTTTTGCACCGTCCATCACATTGCCTATCTTTGACTGGGGCACAAACAAAGCCAATCTTGACGTAGCCAAACTGCGCCAACAGGCACAAATCGTTGCTTATGAAGCTGCTGTTCAATCCGCATTTAAAGACGTTTCTAATGCTTTGGTTGCGCGTGAACAGTTGGATAAAAGCTATGCCGCTTTGAGCAAACAAAGCCGTGCCTACAACGACAGCCTGCGCCTCATCAGCCTGCGCTACAAACATGGCGTATCCAGCGCATTGGATTTACTGGATGCCGAGCGCAGCAGTTACAGCGCAGAAACTGCTCTTTTGGCTAATCAGCTGACCCGTTTGGAAAACCTTGCCGACTTGTATAAAGCACTTGGCGGCGGTTTGAAACGAGAAACCAAAGCTGCTGAATAAGTATTTGCCTGCTAAGATTAAAAGGCCGTCTGAAACATTTGGGTTTCAGACGGCCTTTTTGTTATGCGGCAATTCTAAGCTTTTAATTTCTTGCTTAAAGTGGCGACATAGGCTGCGCGTTCGTTACGGCTGGCTTCGGGCTGGTGTGTGTTGAGCGAAGACCATTTGCGGTTGCTGCGTGCTTTATTGAGTTCGCTTGGCAATTTGGCCGCATTCCATGGCGCTTTGCGTTCTTTTAGTTCAATATGAGATTGAGCCGCATGGCCTCGTGTTTGCAAGACGTGCAACAAGTCCAGTGCGCGTGCGGCGAGCAGGGTAAGGGTCTCAGGATCAGTATGCAGGGTTTGTCGGCCGTTGATTTTGTCGGTGATGTCTTGGGCATTGGGCAAAATGCCGCCCAACAGTCCGCCGATGGCTGTGCCCAAACCAAGCGATCCGCCAAGCGTGGCAATATCCAAGCCTAAGCCGATGAGTGCGCCTGCGGTTGCGCCGGTACCGGTACGGATGCCGTAATGTTTGAGCAATTCGCTGTCAAACGGATCTTGTTTGAAGGCTTTGGGCATCCATGTGCTGTCGCTGCCGACTTCGTCGTGATAGAAGCGGTAAAGTGTGAACAGGCGTTGTTGCATTTGCCGCTCAAGTTGACGGATTTCCGATTGCATGACTTCCAAAGTCGGGGCCGGGTCGTCGTTTTCGGCAATTTCTTGGGTGAATGCGGCGGCATCCAGCAGAAAATCGGCAATTTCACGGCGCGCTTCCGTATCCAGCCGTTGCCACTCGCGACGGCGCATATTGATGAGGCGGTCGAGGATGTCGCGCTTAGGTAACATGGTGGCGAGGTTGTCCCACAATCGGATTTCGCCTTCAAAGTCGAAGGCAACGGTATCGAAACCGGCGTAAACATGCAGGTTTCTGCGGGCGAGCATATTGGTCCAAGCGGTCAGGTCTTGATTTTGGGTAAAGTTGAACACGGGCATGATGGGCTTGGCGCACCAAGACAAAATGGTCAGCTCGTCTTTGTATTTGTCGAGGACGGGTTCCCGCGCATCGATGACGTACATGGCCATATCGCTTTGCATGACTTGGCGCAGCACTTTGGCCTCTTGGTTGAACTCGTGATGCGCCTCATGACTGCTGAGGAATTGCTGGATGCGTTCGATACCGTCATCGCGTGCGGATGTGTGGGTTTCCAGCCAGTCCAACACGCCGCCTGCATCTTCAAGGCCGGGTGTATCGTAGAGGTAAACCAAGCTGTCGTCGCCGTCGTTGATAAGGGCCTCTTCGACATGGCGCGTGGTGGATGGCGCGTTTTTCACTTCACCGAAGGTGCTGTCGCGCAAAAGCGTACGTAAGAGCGAGGTTTTGCCTGTGTTGGTATGGCCGACAACGGCAAGGGAGAGTGGGGTGGTCATGGTCTTTGGGTCGGGTTGATATGGACTATGAATGTGTGAGTATGGAGCCGTTTATCTTTAGTGGCAATATATGTTTCAGACGGCCCTAAATTTTTTTTATATATGGGCGAAAATAGCAAGAAAAAGAGGGGAGTAGCGCCTTTGTTGTTTTTTAGCAAAATACTTGAAAATAGATAGGAAAACAGTTGACAGGAGGGTAGAAGGCTAGGATAATTCGCGCCGTTGAGTTGCTTGATGCAGCTTGATTTTTCTCCTCTATTTCTCCTTTGTAGACTTGGCGCATATCGAAACGGTATGCGCATTTTTTTATCTGCATTGAAACATGATTACATTTAAAATCTGTTAATTGAATAATTAAGAAACTTTACAAGAAAAATGCTTGCGCGGTTGAATATCTTGTTGCATAATTCGTTTCGTTAGCTGGTTCGAGTAGTCAGTTAATAGTTTCTCCTCTATTTCTCCTTTGTAGACTTGGCACACATTCTGTCGGATGTGTGCATTTTTTTTTGCTCCTTTAAAATAAAGGCCGTCTGAATGTTGCAATCTTTCAGACGGCCTTTGTTTGTTGAATAGAATTAGATATCTAATACTACTTCTTCTTTGACTTCTTCCATGACAACATAACTGCGGCTTTCGGATGCAGCCGGCAGTTGCAGCAGGATATTGC
This region of Neisseria subflava genomic DNA includes:
- a CDS encoding efflux transporter outer membrane subunit; translation: MKKITFKPVLTAVAAAVALSACTMMPKYEQPQVAVADTFKYDTVDDGIRAAELGWQDYFADPRLHRLIDIALERNTDLRTAALNAEIYRKQYMIARNNLLPTVNASGTGSRQGSLSGGSVSSQYSVGLGAASYELDLFGRVRSTSEAALQGYFNVAANRDAAHLTLISTVAKAYFNERYAEETMALAQRVLQTREATYKLSQLRHKAGVISAVDLRQQEALIESAKADYASAVKNREQARNSLAMLINQPLPEDLPAGLPLSKQFKLTKLPAGLSSDVLLNRPDIRAAEHALKQANANIGAARAAFFPRISLTGSVGTASGELSGLFKSGTGIWAFAPSITLPIFDWGTNKANLDVAKLRQQAQIVAYEAAVQSAFKDVSNALVAREQLDKSYAALSKQSRAYNDSLRLISLRYKHGVSSALDLLDAERSSYSAETALLANQLTRLENLADLYKALGGGLKRETKAAE
- a CDS encoding GTPase/DUF3482 domain-containing protein is translated as MTTPLSLAVVGHTNTGKTSLLRTLLRDSTFGEVKNAPSTTRHVEEALINDGDDSLVYLYDTPGLEDAGGVLDWLETHTSARDDGIERIQQFLSSHEAHHEFNQEAKVLRQVMQSDMAMYVIDAREPVLDKYKDELTILSWCAKPIMPVFNFTQNQDLTAWTNMLARRNLHVYAGFDTVAFDFEGEIRLWDNLATMLPKRDILDRLINMRRREWQRLDTEARREIADFLLDAAAFTQEIAENDDPAPTLEVMQSEIRQLERQMQQRLFTLYRFYHDEVGSDSTWMPKAFKQDPFDSELLKHYGIRTGTGATAGALIGLGLDIATLGGSLGLGTAIGGLLGGILPNAQDITDKINGRQTLHTDPETLTLLAARALDLLHVLQTRGHAAQSHIELKERKAPWNAAKLPSELNKARSNRKWSSLNTHQPEASRNERAAYVATLSKKLKA